Genomic segment of Passer domesticus isolate bPasDom1 chromosome 4, bPasDom1.hap1, whole genome shotgun sequence:
cagcttttATGATTGTGCTTTGAAGAACTCGGGAGCTGATCTTGGAGAGTGGTCACCCACACCATCTCCTGCACGCCCGGCCTGACCCAGAACCACTGGAAGTGCCCTACCTGACCCTGCTCCCCACCCAGCAGCTGAGGACCTGCAcctgggcagagccctcagccGGGCACTGGTGCAGCCCCCACCAGCAAAGCAGCAACACCAACAGACATGCAAGGCTGTCTATCAGGAACATTTGGCAAGCATAGCTGACGCAGCGCTTTCATCACCCTAACATGTTAGGTGTTAACGCCAAGATCCGAGGGAGGCTTCAGCATTAGACTCATTATTGCTCTTGTAGCAAATTCCTCCTGCACGCACAGCTCCGgctgaggaggtgctgagccAGCCCGCGCCGGGAAACGCGCCCGGACCAGTGCAGCCTCTAGTGGAAACCTGGTGATCCTATCTCAAGAGCTGCCCTTGTGGCACCTGTGGGTGAGGCAGACAGAGCTTCTCCTCGTCTGGATTAGAGATGCATGATACTCCGACATCAGCATAACTCAACCAACGTGAAAATCTCCTGTGCTCACAAAACCTTGATGTGACTCACCCTGTCCTTCCTTGgtctggagctgggagagctgtggcCGCATTTCCTCCACAATACTCATGCATACACATCTTCATGGGTACGGCCATCCGTGCTAAAAGAGCAGGGAGTGAAAAACATCAGCACAAAGAAATGTTCTGCCAGATCTTCCCAGAGCTCAGCTAGCGCAGCTCTTTGTAATTACTACTGTTCAGCACCTTGTTCCTCAAAATTTCATACCTGTAGCTAACAAATCAACACCCGGCTGGCAAAGGGAATTGCCAGCCCCTCATTCCAGAGACCCTACGGGAGCTGTTTCCTTGTTTCCAAAGGGAATTGCCAGCTCCTCAATCCAGAGACCCCACGGGAGCTGTTTCCTTGTTTCCAAAGGGAATTGGCAGCCCCTCAATTCAGAGACCCTACAGGAACTGTTTCAATGTTCCCAAAGATGTTAGGCAACATTTTGCAAAGCCACAATACACAGACTATCACCACACCATTTCAAAAGGCTTCAACCCATACAAAGTAACACCACACCACATCCAAAGGCTTCAAGCATCAGTCTATCTGGTTCTTTAGCCCAGCCTTTTATACCCTCACGGTTGATGGGTATAAAAGGTATATACCTATATGCCCTGTGTTCCCTCTGGTGATTGATCAGTGCCCCCGGGCAGTCCCTGGCTGTCACCTTCAACAATGTTCACCTGCTTCTCACAGCTGTGACCCATTGGGGATGATGCTCGGctgcagccccactcccaatgACCACACAGTTTGCCACTGTTTTTTATTTGAATGTTTTATCTTTGCAATCTACCCTCCGTTCTTATTTGTGATCACAGTTACAACCATTACGCTCCGTTCATTTCCTCTCAGTCGCTTCTGCTGAGGGCATGCTGCTAACAAATGCTGTTGTGACTGCAATCCAGGGCTCAtcagaagaggagggagaaatGCATTCATGGTGTGGAGAACAGCACCAAAGGAATGTGCCAAGTGATAAAATACTAACATGAGCCTTACCCTCTCCACAGCACCTGCACCCTATCCAGATGAACATGGCTGATGGGATGTAGCTTGTACACAGCATTTATTGCAATCTGTGTCCGTGGTTTGTGGGGGCTGCACACACTTCTGGGTttgcagcaggctgcaggataTTCCAGCTGCTTACATGACAGGCagctaaaaatatttatggaTAACCGGGAGCCTGCAGCAGAGATGGCTTCTGAAGTGTGACTTAGGGCCTGATCCAGACCTCTTTAAAGCCAGGGAGCCCACACTGAGCTCAGTCTCTCCATTCTCTGACTGCGAGACAGAAAATCCAGCACACCTTCTCTCCCACACTTTTACCCACTATTCAGTCCCCAAACTGCTTGGGGCAGGGACTGTCATTTGTGCACAGGACACAGGGGCACTGATTTTACCCATCCCTCTCTGTTATGTACACACTTGTGGTATCAGCATGGGCAGTACAGAACAAAGTGAGATCCCCACGACAGTACAACGTGTGTCCAACCTCTCTCAGCCACGCAACAAGTACAGAGATGAGATGTGGTGAGATAGGATTTGACTGCAGACACTCGTGGTATTTGTGTGTGGTTGTTGTACAAGCGTATGATCACACACGCTTGCAATAACAGCTACCCCACAGCACATTTGTGAATCTTTATTGCCAGTTTTCCTAAGTTctccactgcagagcagttcAGGCTGTGAGGCACCTCTGGTGTTTAGATATTTCATGGAGCACTGAATGTCCCTGAGGATGGAGACTGACCCTTTCCAGCCAACCTCTTCCCATTGCTGACCATCCTCACTGTAAAATAGTTTTTCCTCACACACGAATGGAAATTCCCGCATTTCAATTTGTGCCTACCATGTCCTGTCCGTTCGCTGACACAATGACCGATAAGCCACTCTTTGGTCTCACGGCCCGCCAGCAAAGGACCCTCGCACTTCTCAGCTCCTCCCGCCCCTTAGCCTGCTTCTCTCCTCCGGCGTCACCTCTCCCCAGCGCTGTCACCCCAGCTCGCACCTCTACGGGCCGCCACCCCGGGCAAAGGCGACCGTGGGGTGGCGGCCCGGccgcggaggaggaggaggaggaggcggagaGGCCCGGCGCGGCGGGAGGCGGGTTTCCCCGCCGCACCTGGGCGCAGCGCCGAGCACCGAGGCACAGCACCGAGCACCGAGAGCCGGCCGGCCCGGAGCATGGCGCGGGAGCTGAGCCAGGAGGCCGTGCTGGACTTCCTCTGGGCGGCCGGGGGGCGAGCCCCCAACACGGCGCTGCTCCGCCACTTCCAGCGCTTCCTCCGCGACCCGGCGCTGACGGAGCAGCAGCGGCGGGAGCGCCGCGAGTACTTCAAGAGCCTCGTCAACTCCCTGGCCACCGTCcaccccgccgccgcccccggcgccTCCAAGGACATCGTCCTCCGCCGCAGGTACCGCGACCTCCTCGATGAGGAGCTGCCGCCGCCGGAGGAGCAgcgggagcaggaggaggagaagaacgagccgcagccgccgccgccccgaCGCGAACCCCGCGGGGAGGCGGCGGAGCAGgggcggcccggcggggcggggggctgcgccgcccggggccgcggcgggcCGTGCTGCGAGTGCCGCcgtgccgccgccgccgccgccgcgccgggccCCGGGACAGCGCCCGCCCCCCGGCCGCCCCGCTCCCTCTCCCCGCAGCCGCCCCCGTACCGCAGCCAGCCGCCCCCGTACCGCAGCCAGCCGCTGTCCTCGGGCCCCTGGGCGCTCCGTCCCGGCGGCACGGCGCGCAGCCGGCCCCCGGCGCTGCCGTCGGGTCCTGGGGCGCTGTCCGCCGCGGTGCCGCCCCGGTCCCTACCGCCGCCGCTGCCACCGGGCACGGAGATGCCGCCTCCCTACAGGTTGCCTCAGCCCCGATCTCCGCCGCAGCCCGTGACCGAGATGCCCTTGTTGAAGGCCCCACGACCCTCAGCAAGCCCGGAGAGGCGACCCGCCGCCGGACCCATCCCGTCCCCGCTGCTGTCACCGAGCCCCAGGGCGCTGTCCCCGCGCGACCTGCCCCCTTCCCGATCCCTGCCGCTGCTGTCCGCCCCGGAGGTGCTGCCCCTGTCCCGGTCCCTGCAGgcgctccctgccagcccctcctcGTCGCCACGGCTTTTGTCAGGCCCCGAGGTGCTCGCTTCCACCAGGCTGCCCCCATCGCAGTCCaggtccctgcagcagctccccaccAGGCCACCCCCAGACCTGCCGAGGGGCTCCAGGGGGCTGACCCCCAAGGGACCAACCCAACCTCAAGTCCTGCGACTGCAGCCGTCTCAAAGCCTGACACTGCCGTCAGGCCCTGGGATCCTGCCCCCCACCAGATCCCCCCCACCCCAATCCCTGCCACAGTCCGCCACTCTCCCGCCCCCATCCCgctccctgcagccaccccttgCCGGGTCACCCCCCTCCCAATCcttgctgccagcacagggccccGCAGTGCCCCAAGCCGCAGAGAGCCAGCCCCCGGCACCGCTGCCTGTTTTCCGGAGCATCAGGTGCCAGCTGGCTCTGTCGGAGGCGCAGGGCATCCCCCCCTCAGCCCACGACGACTGCGGGCGACAGCCCCGCTCCGTGCTCGCCAAGAGCTCCCCCAGGAACGCCGCCAGCCGCGGGCCCTTGGTGCCGCTGGGACAGCGGGAGCACGCCTGGCTGGTGGCAATGTCAGCGGGCTGCTGGGCTCAGGTGCGGGGGCTCTTTCTGGAAGAGCCTGAGCTGGCCCTGCAGAGGGACTTCATATCAGGCTTCACGGTCCTTCACTGGCTGGCCAAGCACGGCGACGGGCcgggcctgcaggagctggcagcggcggcgcggcggctcGGGCTGGCCCTGGACGTGGACGCCCGCTCGGGCTGCGGGTACACGCCGCTGCACCTGGCTGCCATACACGGCCACCAGCTTGTCATCaaggtgctggtgctgcagctgggctgccaGGTGCAGGTGCGGGACGGCAGCGGGCGCCGGCCGTGGGAATACCTGGGCAGCTCCACCTCGGGGGAGgtctggcagctcctggaggcACCCCGCGGCACCATCATGTTCCCCACGCAGCCCCTGGCCCGCAGCGTGTCCTCGGTCAGCAAGGGCTCGCCGTCCACCGgcagggcagcgctgcccgcctGCCTCAGGGGGCAGCTCGGCCGTGGGACAGCGTCCCACCAATCCCACCAATCCGGCAGTGACAGCGACTGAGGAGCTCCCGCCATCCCCTGCCAGGGGAGATGGGACCTCGGTGGCCACCCTGAGAGAGGAAGCCACGCAGGCAGAACAAAAGCTGTGAAACAGACTGAACCTATTGAAGAATGTACTTTTAAATTATTGCAATGAACTGTTGTCTGAGCCTCTCTGCCTCCCCTCCcgtttcttgctttttttatCAGCAAAGGGATGCAGTAActctgctggaagcaggaaGAACCCTCAGGAGGCAAGTCCTCCGCAGCCCACAGGGCCAGGGCCAGCTGCTGGGTGCAGCCACGACCACCAGCATTAGTGGGACCATGGCTTTGGGTGGGGCTCAAATCTGGCCCAGTCAGGGTAGAGCACTTGCTTTTGCTGACAGTGACAGATTGTTGTTAGTCCTGGGGTTTGCAAAACACTTGTTTACACCACCTAAATTCTGGGGAGTAGTAAAACACATCCCTTTTTAATCCCAGCAGATTAAGGGTGAGTCcctcttttaaaaatgtagcTGATCAAGATCCAGCCTTCCAGTGAGCAGGGAAGGGCGTTCCCCAGGCCACCTTGCCCACCATTCCATGCTGAAAGGAATGCAGGgcagcaccacagccctgctcccctccacagctgcctggggctgtcCAGCAgtatccctgctgctccctcattCCTGCACCTCCAGCTGCCCTCCTCACACCACAGGATTAGGAAGTGGTACCTGTGTTGTGGCTAGAGCCCTGTTCCCACGCGCCGGCACGGAAAGCATTCCGGTAGGATTGTGTGTTGGGCAGAAAAGGAGCTGTGCCGTAGTACATGTCCCACCCTTGCAGAGGGAAGGCAGTTTCATAACCAGAGCTGCATCTTCCCAGAGACACCAGCCCTAAATTGCCTGTTAGGTGTTTATGTGATGGGAGCAGGTGGGACTGGGGGGCCAAGTGCAGTCAAGAGATGTCCAGTAGAGTAATTCCTCAGAGTTTACAAAAAAACAAAGGATTGTGTGCGTCCTATAATGTACTCTGCTCTCTGCTTCAGCATAAATGAGCTTCTAAAGTGTCAAAAATTTCAACAAGTTGATCTTGCACCAAATCTGCCTCTCCTATAGATCCTCTATGGAGGCAGGAAGAGAGCTTGGTGGGAAGAGGGATCCAGTGCTGCCAGgttgatgctgctgctgctgctgccgggtgaCCCTGGGTGCAGGACCAGTGAAACTGGGACTGCTGCctcagcctcagtgggaggCTTTGGGGCGCAGCAGAGCAGTAGGTGGGAGCGCTCATGCATTTGAGGCATGTGTGTGAATGCCTGCAGTTTCGGGGAGGAACAGGAACGAGGGCAGCAGAACCTGACCCTTGCATCACACGCGTGCCAGGGAATGCCTCGAGTCCTTGCTCAAGCACTAATTGAGGTCTCTGCTTTGCTTGGGGTTTATTTGAGGGAGGAACTTTTTCCTGCACAAGGGAAGCTACTCTGCCTGATTCTCGGGCCACGGAAGGTTGAGGCCTTTTCCCAgcctgtttttctccttttacagGGAAAGAGTTCAGTAGACCAAAGCAGTGTCCTGTCAATGATCATTCCTCTCTGAGATGACAACACAGTCTTGAACTCGTAAGAAATTCAGCTGTAAAGTGGCCTCTGAGCCACCAGCATGAGAAGATGGAGGGCCCTGCAGGACCcccacagagcaggaggaatCCTGGGTATTCCCCCCTCCTCTTCAATCCGGCTGGGGTTTATACTCTAGGTCACACCAACACACAAAGTGGCTGCTGCCTGGTAAATTAATGAAGCCTTTTCCACCACATTTAGAGCCATTGTCACTACTCACATAATGCACCAGGCTCCCTTGGGAAAGGGATCCTAAAGCCTTCCACAATCCTTGGCTATGAGCTCCTAAAAGCAACCCTGTTGACAGGGGATGTCAGGGATGCCACCAGAGCCCTCCTGTACAGGGAGCTTCTCAGAAGGAACCCCAACTGAAAGAAGTTTGTGAGCTGACTAaagctgggggtggggggggggatatttttttctgcaaatacAGCTTCCAAAGAACAAGGTTTTCCCTTTTGTATCTTCCATGCTGTCACCTTAGGATTCTCATCTTACAGCCTTCCCCTGACCTTTCTCCGTGACGCAAACCAAAGTggtgctttttttccctgcacaCTTTTCAGCCCTCGCCTTCACCTTTTTCAGAGCCCTTTTCTCTCCCCAGCAGTTTTGTCAGACTGCTGAACTAAATAAGTTGTGACCTAATTTTGTGATCACTGTTTGCTTGCCTATTGAGATGACACAGATAAGCAGTCtccaatttttaaattacagagCAACTGTTGGGAAGCTCAAAACTTTCCATTCTGGATTCAGTGTGCATTCACTCTGGTTTATCACCTCAGTGGTATTAGGACTGCTTACACTCCTAATACTGCACAGCTCCTACACCACACAGTTATTTGGGGGAATAACCACTCTTTCAACTCCCAGAAAGCCTCATCCTCCCAAGTTTTCTGCTGGTGAAATAAGCAGTGGACAGGATGAAACCCATCTCCAGCCCATGGTGGGAGGCGGGGTTCCCTCAGCCGCGCCTGGAGGAATCACACTGCTG
This window contains:
- the SOWAHB gene encoding ankyrin repeat domain-containing protein SOWAHB, which gives rise to MARELSQEAVLDFLWAAGGRAPNTALLRHFQRFLRDPALTEQQRRERREYFKSLVNSLATVHPAAAPGASKDIVLRRRYRDLLDEELPPPEEQREQEEEKNEPQPPPPRREPRGEAAEQGRPGGAGGCAARGRGGPCCECRRAAAAAAAPGPGTAPAPRPPRSLSPQPPPYRSQPPPYRSQPLSSGPWALRPGGTARSRPPALPSGPGALSAAVPPRSLPPPLPPGTEMPPPYRLPQPRSPPQPVTEMPLLKAPRPSASPERRPAAGPIPSPLLSPSPRALSPRDLPPSRSLPLLSAPEVLPLSRSLQALPASPSSSPRLLSGPEVLASTRLPPSQSRSLQQLPTRPPPDLPRGSRGLTPKGPTQPQVLRLQPSQSLTLPSGPGILPPTRSPPPQSLPQSATLPPPSRSLQPPLAGSPPSQSLLPAQGPAVPQAAESQPPAPLPVFRSIRCQLALSEAQGIPPSAHDDCGRQPRSVLAKSSPRNAASRGPLVPLGQREHAWLVAMSAGCWAQVRGLFLEEPELALQRDFISGFTVLHWLAKHGDGPGLQELAAAARRLGLALDVDARSGCGYTPLHLAAIHGHQLVIKVLVLQLGCQVQVRDGSGRRPWEYLGSSTSGEVWQLLEAPRGTIMFPTQPLARSVSSVSKGSPSTGRAALPACLRGQLGRGTASHQSHQSGSDSD